From Bdellovibrio bacteriovorus, a single genomic window includes:
- the glmM gene encoding phosphoglucosamine mutase, whose protein sequence is MEKKAKLFGTDGIRGTANQWPMTPDMVVKIGQAIGYLLQKETHGSPAVTPRKVVIGKDTRLSGYMIEQALASGLNSMGVFVQLVGPLPTPGIGYLTRTMRAAAGIVISASHNPFHDNGIKVFGPDGFKISDTMEKEIERLVLEEDLTEFLPPSKDIGRTKRIEDSQGRYIVYVKGTFPLEYTLDGMRIVLDTANGASYKVAPSVFQELGAEVIQLGDDPNGTNINDKVGALYPQKLSEAVIQYRADVGISLDGDADRVIMVDEKGEIVNGDRILAICALHMKERGLLKGNTLVATQMSNFGLEKRMNEAGIKLVKTGVGDKYVVDEMRKNGYNLGGEQSGHIIFLDHTTTGDGCIAALSVLAVMKQTGKKMSELNRVFEDMPQVLINCRVKRRTELHEIAGYDSLIASIEKKLGGEGRVFVRFSGTEPVIRVLVEGSNKTQISQFAEEIASFLEKELS, encoded by the coding sequence GTGGAAAAGAAAGCAAAGCTTTTTGGTACCGACGGTATTCGCGGTACTGCGAATCAGTGGCCCATGACACCGGATATGGTGGTTAAAATCGGGCAGGCTATCGGGTATCTCTTACAAAAAGAAACTCACGGTTCTCCGGCAGTGACGCCTCGTAAAGTGGTTATCGGTAAAGACACGCGTCTTTCTGGATACATGATCGAGCAAGCTCTAGCGAGTGGTTTAAACTCTATGGGCGTGTTCGTTCAATTGGTGGGTCCACTTCCAACTCCGGGTATCGGGTATTTAACTCGCACGATGAGAGCGGCGGCAGGTATTGTTATCTCTGCATCTCACAATCCTTTCCATGATAATGGAATTAAAGTTTTCGGTCCGGATGGTTTTAAAATCTCCGATACGATGGAAAAAGAAATCGAACGCCTGGTACTTGAAGAAGATCTGACAGAGTTTCTTCCGCCAAGCAAAGACATCGGTCGCACAAAGCGCATCGAAGACTCCCAAGGTCGCTACATTGTTTATGTGAAGGGCACTTTCCCTTTAGAGTACACGCTAGATGGAATGCGTATCGTTCTAGATACGGCAAATGGTGCTTCTTACAAAGTAGCTCCTTCGGTATTTCAAGAGTTGGGTGCCGAAGTGATTCAGCTGGGTGATGATCCCAATGGAACGAACATCAACGACAAGGTCGGTGCTTTGTATCCACAAAAACTTTCTGAAGCTGTGATTCAGTATCGCGCGGATGTCGGAATCAGTCTTGATGGTGACGCCGATCGCGTGATCATGGTGGATGAAAAAGGGGAGATCGTAAACGGAGACCGTATTCTTGCGATCTGTGCGCTTCATATGAAAGAGCGCGGTCTTCTTAAGGGGAACACCTTGGTGGCGACGCAAATGTCGAACTTCGGTCTTGAAAAACGCATGAACGAAGCTGGCATTAAGCTTGTGAAAACAGGCGTTGGTGATAAGTACGTCGTCGATGAGATGAGAAAAAATGGTTACAACCTGGGCGGCGAACAATCCGGCCATATTATTTTCTTAGATCACACTACGACGGGTGACGGCTGTATCGCGGCTTTGAGTGTTCTTGCAGTGATGAAACAGACCGGTAAAAAGATGAGCGAGTTGAACCGCGTGTTTGAAGACATGCCTCAAGTGCTTATCAATTGCCGTGTAAAACGTCGTACAGAGCTTCATGAGATTGCGGGCTACGACAGTTTGATTGCAAGTATTGAAAAGAAATTAGGCGGCGAAGGCCGCGTCTTTGTGCGTTTCTCAGGAACAGAACCCGTGATTCGTGTTTTGGTGGAAGGTTCTAATAAAACACAAATCAGTCAGTTTGCTGAAGAGATCGCCTCCTTCTTAGAAAAAGAGTTATCATAG
- a CDS encoding NAD-dependent succinate-semialdehyde dehydrogenase, with translation MNTFSTVNPATGETLKTYQHTSWEESQKAIQAACEDFSKWRKTSFEERAVVLNKLAQSLRQHKTELAQLMNAEMGKLIAEGKAEVEKCAVTCEYYAKEAAQMLKNQVAPSSPYKFAEVSFQPLGVVFSIMPWNFPLWQTIRFAAPALMAGNVILLKHADLTAGTAAMVGQIFSDLTSDYKLLRNIQVDHEVAAKVIADKNVRGVTFTGSSNGGRSVATEAAKNLKKIVLELGGSDAYLVLEDADVEMAAKTCVKARLVNCGQSCVAGKRFIVHEKIAKDFIQYFVNEMKAAEIAPLASKKFQKTIIEQVEKLKSWGGKIVLGGTAPQGEGAYYPATVVVFEKNHPELHAEEVFGPVASIIIAKSTQEALDFANSSPYGLGGGLFTSDLKKGKELVEKELQAGFVVVNDYVKSDPRIPFGGVKESGYGRELGHFGILEFVNIKTVAVAGE, from the coding sequence ATGAACACATTTTCCACAGTCAATCCAGCCACAGGCGAAACTCTAAAAACATATCAACACACATCTTGGGAAGAATCACAAAAAGCCATTCAAGCGGCGTGTGAAGATTTCAGCAAGTGGCGCAAAACTTCGTTTGAAGAGCGAGCCGTTGTTTTAAATAAATTAGCGCAAAGTCTTCGTCAGCATAAAACAGAACTCGCGCAACTGATGAATGCCGAGATGGGAAAGCTGATCGCCGAAGGAAAAGCGGAAGTGGAAAAGTGCGCGGTGACGTGTGAGTACTACGCGAAGGAAGCGGCCCAGATGCTGAAAAATCAAGTTGCTCCTTCATCACCTTATAAATTTGCTGAAGTGAGTTTTCAACCGTTGGGGGTTGTTTTTAGTATCATGCCTTGGAATTTTCCGCTGTGGCAGACGATTCGTTTTGCAGCGCCGGCTTTGATGGCAGGGAATGTGATTTTACTAAAACACGCCGACTTGACGGCAGGAACTGCGGCGATGGTGGGACAGATTTTTTCTGATCTTACTTCTGACTATAAACTTTTAAGAAACATCCAAGTGGACCACGAAGTCGCAGCTAAAGTCATCGCGGATAAAAATGTGCGTGGCGTGACCTTCACGGGAAGTTCTAATGGCGGACGATCGGTCGCGACCGAAGCAGCCAAAAATTTAAAAAAGATTGTTCTAGAGTTGGGAGGCAGTGATGCTTATCTGGTTCTAGAAGATGCCGACGTCGAAATGGCCGCAAAAACTTGTGTGAAAGCAAGGCTCGTCAACTGTGGTCAAAGCTGTGTGGCAGGTAAAAGATTTATCGTGCATGAAAAAATCGCGAAGGATTTTATTCAGTATTTTGTGAACGAAATGAAGGCGGCAGAGATTGCTCCGTTGGCGAGTAAAAAGTTTCAAAAAACGATTATCGAACAGGTTGAAAAATTGAAATCTTGGGGCGGAAAAATCGTTCTGGGTGGCACAGCGCCGCAAGGTGAGGGAGCTTATTATCCCGCGACAGTTGTTGTTTTTGAAAAGAATCATCCTGAGTTGCACGCGGAAGAAGTGTTCGGGCCCGTGGCTTCGATCATTATTGCAAAAAGCACACAGGAGGCGTTGGATTTTGCAAACTCGTCTCCTTATGGATTGGGTGGAGGTTTGTTCACCAGTGACTTAAAAAAAGGCAAAGAGCTTGTCGAAAAAGAGTTGCAGGCAGGATTTGTCGTAGTGAATGATTATGTGAAGTCAGACCCGCGCATTCCTTTCGGAGGTGTGAAAGAGTCCGGCTACGGAAGAGAATTGGGTCACTTTGGTATTCTGGAATTTGTGAATATCAAAACAGTGGCGGTGGCCGGGGAGTAA
- a CDS encoding PulJ/GspJ family protein codes for MTKKLNSAGLSLIEMLVAVAIGSIMLVMVASMFQAQQKEVRSLRQKQEVIELKNLMLAQLTKTEVCSWQLKGRVIDVAASPTAAKPSETVLNLKELRQGVNNSSAIVAKAGDSLPGSSIKVKSITFKDIYPTGNPDEYKGVFEITFDESSLAYPLRPLQTQQIIKTLSGSPDRAKIIDSCGTVSASSGLGEEDLDTSESFDVYCEYRWVTSNGYNGGYASFKATLVTPEMLQWQEKDQESTRVLRTNKRQAMGPRSGVVRGIYKVCP; via the coding sequence ATGACGAAGAAATTGAATTCTGCGGGATTAAGTCTGATCGAAATGCTGGTCGCGGTGGCGATTGGCAGTATCATGTTGGTGATGGTGGCTTCAATGTTTCAAGCGCAGCAAAAAGAAGTGCGCTCGCTCCGTCAGAAACAAGAAGTCATCGAACTGAAAAATCTTATGCTCGCACAGCTGACGAAAACGGAAGTGTGTTCGTGGCAGCTAAAAGGCCGCGTGATCGACGTGGCTGCTTCGCCGACCGCAGCGAAACCTTCAGAGACAGTTTTGAATTTAAAAGAACTTCGTCAAGGTGTGAATAACTCTTCTGCGATTGTTGCGAAAGCAGGCGACAGTCTTCCGGGCTCTAGCATTAAAGTAAAAAGCATCACGTTCAAAGATATTTATCCCACAGGAAATCCTGACGAATACAAAGGCGTTTTTGAAATTACTTTTGATGAATCCTCACTGGCTTACCCGCTTCGTCCGTTACAAACTCAGCAGATCATCAAAACTCTTTCTGGATCTCCGGATCGCGCAAAGATTATCGATTCTTGCGGCACAGTTTCAGCATCCAGTGGTTTAGGTGAAGAAGATTTAGATACCAGTGAGTCGTTTGATGTTTACTGTGAATATCGCTGGGTAACGTCCAATGGTTATAACGGAGGCTACGCTTCGTTTAAAGCGACGCTAGTGACTCCCGAGATGTTGCAGTGGCAGGAAAAAGATCAAGAGTCTACGCGGGTACTTCGCACGAATAAACGGCAAGCGATGGGGCCGCGGTCTGGCGTCGTGCGCGGAATCTATAAAGTTTGTCCCTAA
- the tilS gene encoding tRNA lysidine(34) synthetase TilS — protein MKLKRAKQDLDHHVWKLVKTHSLNEKKILVALSGGTDSVALLRVFSKIHKKDLLGACYFHHGEDSNQEYRKEAQVFCEKLCAKLGVEFFPLKSSVLAKSEAEYRELRYEALSRLMKEQGFQILATGHHRDDLLETRLLRLIRGTGSQGFHAMHVLKDDKFRPFLEVTKRELKKYLREEKLRVFEDPSNDKLDPLRNWIREEWLKALEKRSRGATSSLARSLETIALEMENRAWGDLLSQNEAYKTQGLSRGFYLTLSPFEQKRLLAQYLFALGKKDFSQSHLEEIQKRLDKSQKVITFKVGGCHWEVNAEQIKVQS, from the coding sequence GTGAAACTGAAAAGAGCCAAGCAAGATTTAGATCATCACGTGTGGAAGTTGGTAAAAACGCACTCGCTGAATGAGAAAAAGATTTTGGTGGCTCTTTCTGGTGGAACGGATTCAGTAGCGCTGTTGCGTGTGTTCTCAAAAATTCATAAAAAAGATCTTTTGGGCGCTTGCTATTTTCATCACGGCGAAGACTCCAATCAAGAATATCGCAAAGAAGCCCAAGTGTTCTGCGAAAAACTTTGCGCCAAACTGGGCGTAGAATTTTTCCCTCTGAAATCCTCTGTGTTGGCGAAGTCCGAAGCTGAATATCGCGAACTGCGTTACGAAGCTTTGAGTCGCTTGATGAAAGAACAAGGCTTTCAAATTCTTGCTACAGGACATCATCGCGATGATCTTTTGGAAACTCGGCTTTTGCGTTTGATACGAGGTACGGGGTCCCAAGGATTTCACGCCATGCATGTCCTAAAAGACGACAAGTTTCGTCCCTTTTTGGAAGTCACAAAACGAGAATTAAAAAAATATTTACGCGAAGAAAAACTGCGTGTTTTTGAAGATCCTAGCAATGACAAGCTGGACCCTCTGCGCAATTGGATTCGTGAAGAGTGGCTAAAGGCGCTGGAGAAACGCTCTCGAGGAGCGACTTCTTCGTTGGCGCGCTCATTAGAAACGATTGCGCTTGAGATGGAAAATCGCGCCTGGGGAGATCTTTTGAGTCAAAATGAGGCTTATAAGACACAGGGCTTATCTCGAGGTTTTTATCTCACATTAAGCCCCTTCGAACAAAAACGACTGCTAGCGCAATATTTATTTGCTCTAGGGAAAAAAGACTTTTCGCAGTCTCATCTCGAAGAAATACAAAAGCGCCTAGACAAGTCACAAAAAGTGATCACATTCAAAGTCGGCGGATGCCACTGGGAAGTTAACGCAGAGCAAATTAAGGTCCAGTCCTGA
- the cdaA gene encoding diadenylate cyclase CdaA, with amino-acid sequence MLQQFVDNLIFIVQHLRVQDAVDMLLVWMVVYRILVLIKRTGTIQMLSGLGVLAIGYILSIWLELFTFNWILEKFFSNLFVIVVVLFQGEIRRALAHIGSNPFFNDASTIQETQIIEEIAKGIILTAQKGFGALVVVEREIVIDYHIEFGTEMDSKVSAELLASIFHPESPMHDGAVLIRNGKLHSAGCFLPLSKNPALDKNLGTRHRAAIGLTEETDALVFVVSEENKSIGIVQGGHLSPNVELGDIRKALYETFGLKYKAFSQQGEVL; translated from the coding sequence ATGTTGCAACAGTTTGTCGACAACTTGATATTTATCGTCCAGCATCTGCGCGTGCAAGATGCTGTCGATATGCTTCTAGTGTGGATGGTGGTTTACCGGATCCTGGTTCTGATCAAAAGAACCGGCACCATCCAAATGCTTTCCGGTCTTGGAGTTCTAGCCATCGGGTACATCCTGAGTATTTGGCTAGAACTTTTTACGTTTAATTGGATCTTAGAAAAATTCTTTTCAAATCTTTTCGTGATCGTGGTCGTCCTTTTCCAAGGCGAGATTCGCCGTGCTTTAGCGCACATTGGAAGCAATCCTTTCTTTAATGACGCCTCGACGATTCAAGAAACGCAAATCATTGAAGAGATTGCTAAGGGTATCATCTTAACCGCACAAAAAGGTTTTGGTGCCTTGGTTGTTGTCGAGCGTGAAATCGTGATCGACTATCACATCGAGTTCGGAACGGAAATGGATTCTAAAGTCTCAGCTGAGCTACTGGCTTCCATCTTCCATCCTGAAAGCCCCATGCATGATGGGGCTGTTCTTATTCGAAATGGGAAACTTCATTCTGCCGGATGCTTTTTGCCTTTAAGTAAAAATCCAGCTTTAGATAAAAACCTGGGCACACGTCACCGTGCTGCGATTGGTTTAACCGAAGAAACAGACGCCTTGGTGTTTGTGGTTTCTGAAGAAAATAAATCGATCGGTATTGTACAAGGTGGTCACTTAAGCCCGAATGTCGAATTGGGCGATATCCGCAAGGCTCTTTATGAAACCTTCGGCCTTAAATACAAAGCCTTCTCTCAACAAGGGGAGGTTCTGTGA
- the ftsH gene encoding ATP-dependent zinc metalloprotease FtsH, protein MRSTQKTLALWFFLIIMAVFLFQAYESKHQKVIADFNFSKFTEAVKAGEVATVTFRQDTSEIVGEMKPEFEKKYSGTHFAIIGNTQDEGYKFLQANGITPNYERADNGGFFQSLIVNWLPLILIVAMFLFIMRQIQVGGGKAMSFGKSRARLLTEHKNRVTFKEVAGVDEAKEDLQEIVSFLKDPKKYTKLGGRIPKGVLLVGPPGTGKTLLARAVAGEAGVPFFTISGSDFVEMFVGVGASRVRDLFEQGKKNAPCLIFIDEIDAVGRHRGAGMGGGHDEREQTLNQLLVEMDGFESSEGVILIAATNRPDVLDPALLRPGRFDRRVVVNKPDLKGREQILTVHMRKTPLGPDVEPSKIARGTPGFSGADLENLVNEAALIAARTDKKYLDMEDFEKAKDKVIMGSERRSMVISDEDKRVTAYHEAGHTLVGKKLTGLDPIHKVTIIPRGMALGVTQTLPEKESVSLSKQKAENMIAFLFGGRAAEEVIFKDITTGAGNDIERATDLARHMVCQWGMSKLGPLAFEKREGPVFLGMQYGHTHKDYSESKAQEIDAEVSKIINEGYSIAVRILTDYKDALERLANALLEYETIDGHEVEMLVNGAAVAEIEKYRNNKRDGGGLGAVVTAGKKDSSGSDPVGNTGPVTI, encoded by the coding sequence ATGCGCTCTACTCAAAAAACGCTAGCACTCTGGTTCTTCCTCATCATTATGGCTGTCTTTCTGTTTCAGGCCTATGAGAGTAAGCACCAAAAAGTGATTGCTGATTTTAACTTCTCGAAATTCACAGAGGCTGTGAAGGCTGGAGAAGTTGCGACTGTCACTTTCCGTCAGGATACAAGTGAAATTGTCGGTGAAATGAAACCTGAATTTGAAAAGAAATATAGTGGAACTCACTTTGCCATTATTGGTAACACTCAAGATGAGGGTTATAAATTTCTTCAAGCAAACGGTATTACTCCAAACTACGAACGTGCTGACAACGGTGGTTTCTTCCAATCTTTGATTGTGAACTGGTTGCCATTGATTTTAATCGTCGCGATGTTCTTGTTCATCATGCGCCAGATTCAAGTCGGCGGTGGTAAAGCTATGTCGTTCGGCAAAAGCCGTGCGCGCCTTCTGACGGAACATAAAAACCGTGTGACGTTCAAAGAAGTTGCAGGTGTGGATGAGGCTAAAGAAGATTTACAAGAAATCGTCAGCTTCTTAAAAGATCCAAAAAAATACACAAAATTAGGTGGTCGTATTCCTAAAGGTGTTTTGCTAGTAGGTCCTCCGGGAACAGGTAAAACATTGCTTGCTCGTGCAGTTGCGGGTGAAGCGGGCGTGCCATTCTTCACAATCTCGGGATCTGACTTCGTCGAGATGTTCGTGGGTGTGGGTGCGAGCCGTGTTCGTGACTTGTTTGAACAAGGTAAAAAGAATGCTCCATGTTTGATCTTCATCGACGAGATCGATGCGGTAGGACGTCATCGTGGTGCTGGTATGGGTGGTGGTCACGACGAACGTGAGCAAACTCTGAATCAGCTTCTTGTTGAGATGGATGGCTTTGAATCTTCTGAAGGTGTTATCTTGATCGCAGCGACGAACCGTCCTGACGTTCTCGATCCTGCTCTTCTTCGTCCGGGTCGTTTCGACCGCCGTGTCGTTGTGAATAAGCCAGACCTTAAAGGTCGTGAGCAAATCCTAACGGTTCACATGCGTAAGACTCCATTGGGTCCTGACGTAGAACCTTCTAAGATTGCTCGTGGGACTCCGGGCTTCTCGGGTGCTGACCTAGAGAACTTGGTGAACGAAGCGGCGTTGATCGCAGCTCGTACCGATAAAAAATATTTGGATATGGAAGACTTTGAAAAAGCGAAAGACAAAGTCATCATGGGTTCTGAAAGAAGATCCATGGTTATCTCTGACGAAGATAAACGCGTTACCGCTTACCATGAAGCAGGGCATACGCTTGTTGGTAAAAAACTAACAGGTCTTGATCCAATTCATAAAGTCACGATCATCCCTCGCGGTATGGCGTTGGGTGTGACTCAGACATTGCCAGAAAAAGAAAGCGTGTCTTTGTCTAAGCAAAAAGCTGAAAACATGATCGCCTTCTTGTTCGGCGGTCGTGCCGCAGAAGAAGTGATCTTTAAAGACATCACAACGGGCGCGGGTAATGATATTGAGCGCGCGACAGACTTAGCTCGCCACATGGTTTGCCAATGGGGTATGAGTAAGTTAGGTCCTTTGGCTTTTGAAAAACGTGAAGGTCCGGTGTTCCTAGGAATGCAATACGGTCACACGCATAAAGATTACTCTGAATCAAAAGCGCAAGAGATCGACGCGGAAGTTTCTAAGATCATCAACGAAGGATACTCGATCGCGGTTCGTATCCTGACGGATTACAAAGACGCTCTGGAAAGATTGGCGAATGCCCTTCTTGAGTACGAAACTATCGACGGTCATGAAGTAGAAATGCTCGTGAACGGTGCAGCTGTTGCGGAGATTGAAAAATACCGTAACAACAAAAGAGATGGTGGCGGCTTAGGCGCTGTCGTGACTGCAGGTAAAAAAGATTCTTCGGGATCTGACCCTGTAGGTAACACGGGCCCCGTGACTATCTAG